Proteins encoded in a region of the Bubalus bubalis isolate 160015118507 breed Murrah chromosome 9, NDDB_SH_1, whole genome shotgun sequence genome:
- the MZB1 gene encoding marginal zone B- and B1-cell-specific protein, which translates to MRGISSHMSLPRPSPSPCLIGWSQGPTREGAHVESPGPWGKRENGRGEVSVPHWSGPGVLKQPPLHTHTHRCTHTPAPQPQPLLTESAPPAMRLSLLLLLPLLGTWAIPGGFGDEASLTATAPELDDEEKFSTHMPTHLRCDACRAVAYQMWQHLTKAEAKLLPLDSGGRRELSESVYTDVLDQSCSQTWQGYGVGEVDQVKRLMGPGLSTGAQPSIMVMIMEGLWPTRLSKTCFHYLGEFGEDQIYEAHQQGRGTLEALLCGGPRGACSEKAPDTRTEL; encoded by the exons ATGAGAGGTATCAGCTCCCATATGTCTTTGCCCAGGCCCAGCCCCTCTCCTTGCCTCATTGGCTGGAGCCAGGGTCCCACGAGAGAAGGTGCACACGTGGAGTCTCCAGGGCcctgggggaagagagagaatggGAGGGGTGAAGTGTCAGTTCCCCATTGGTCTGGGCCAGGTGTTCTGAAGCAGcccccactacacacacacacacacagatgcacccACACACCTGCACCCCAACCACAGCCCTTGCTCACTGAGTCAGCTCCACCGGCCATGAGGCtctcactgctgctactgctgccgcTGCTTGGGACCTGGGCCATCCCAGGGGGCTTCGGAGATGAGGCCTCACTCACTGCCACTGCCCCTGAGCTGGACGATGAAGAGAAGTTCTCAACTCACATGCCAACTCACCTGCGATGTGATGCCTGCAGGGCGGTGGCCTACCAG ATGTGGCAACATCTGACAAAAGCTGAGGCCAAGCTTCTCCCACTGGACTCTGGGGGCCGTCGTGAGCTGAGCGAGTCAGTATACACAGATGTCCTGGACCAGAGCTGCTCTCAGACCTGGCAGGG ctATGGGGTTGGAGAAGTGGACCAGGTGAAACGTCTCATGGGCCCAGGACTTAGCACAGGGGCTCAGCCGAGCATCATGGTGATGATCATGGaggggctgtggcccaccag GCTCTCCAAGACCTGCTTTCACTACCTGGGGGAGTTTGGAGAAGACCAGATCTATGAAGCCCACCAACAAGGTCGAGGGACCCTGGAGGCGCTGCTGTGTGGAGGCCCCCGGGGGGCCTGTTCAGAGAAGGCTCCAGACACAAGGACAGAGCTCTAG